One stretch of Tepiditoga spiralis DNA includes these proteins:
- a CDS encoding iron-sulfur binding hydrogenase, whose product MKLKKIIDELNLESITNFNDEDINSGHVGDLLSEVMGNAPEDSIWITHQSHQNIIAVAEVVGARAIILPENEEYMEETIKIAKEKNIVLLKSKKSAFELAGSLYNLLRE is encoded by the coding sequence ATGAAATTAAAAAAGATAATTGATGAATTAAATTTAGAATCAATAACTAATTTTAATGATGAAGATATAAATTCAGGACATGTTGGAGATTTATTAAGTGAAGTAATGGGAAATGCTCCAGAAGATTCAATATGGATAACACATCAATCACATCAAAATATAATAGCAGTAGCTGAAGTTGTAGGTGCAAGGGCAATTATTTTACCAGAAAATGAAGAATATATGGAAGAAACTATAAAAATAGCAAAAGAAAAAAATATTGTATTATTAAAATCTAAAAAATCAGCATTTGAATTGGCTGGAAGTCTTTATAATTTATTGAGGGAATAA
- a CDS encoding PHP domain-containing protein, producing the protein MAIFKCSFHNHTVLSPCGEITMTPEVYLDVLQKIGIDWISITDHNSAKNVLVFSDILSKNGIKVIFGIEVQTIEEVHILVYFKNINELLEFSKKIEESLIIKKYDPEKLGYQILLNENGEFKKIIETPYYGSSSKYSIDNIYIMARKYETLIVPAHIFRSFGLIKQLGIPPKLEFDAVEVKSEKEMMKAKKLGFKRFIFGNDAHFPQELNMIACNVDASSRTFEELKKSIYNNKVIPIWQR; encoded by the coding sequence ATGGCAATTTTTAAATGTAGTTTTCATAATCATACAGTTTTATCTCCTTGTGGAGAAATAACTATGACACCAGAAGTATATTTAGATGTTTTACAAAAAATAGGAATAGATTGGATATCAATAACCGACCATAATTCTGCCAAAAATGTTTTAGTTTTTTCGGATATATTATCTAAAAATGGAATAAAAGTTATTTTTGGAATAGAAGTACAAACAATTGAAGAAGTTCATATATTGGTATATTTTAAAAATATTAATGAATTATTAGAATTTTCAAAAAAAATCGAAGAAAGTTTAATAATAAAAAAATATGATCCAGAAAAACTTGGATATCAAATATTATTAAATGAAAATGGAGAATTTAAAAAAATTATAGAAACGCCTTATTATGGAAGTTCTTCTAAGTATAGTATAGATAATATATATATAATGGCAAGAAAATATGAAACTTTAATAGTTCCAGCACATATTTTTAGATCATTTGGATTAATTAAACAACTTGGAATACCGCCAAAATTAGAATTTGATGCAGTTGAAGTAAAATCAGAAAAAGAAATGATGAAAGCAAAAAAGTTAGGTTTTAAAAGATTTATTTTTGGAAATGATGCACATTTCCCACAAGAATTAAACATGATAGCATGTAATGTAGACGCTTCATCAAGAACGTTTGAAGAATTAAAAAAATCTATATATAATAATAAGGTGATTCCAATATGGCAACGTTAA
- a CDS encoding ATP-binding protein, protein MATLKTIADHISDICENAVASHSKKCELYIEEDKTNIKFIIKDYGKGMDEDDIKKALDPFFTTKKERKKKFGVGLPFLKFSTELTGGYLKLQSKKDEGTIVEALFNKTNIDCQPVGDISMCIFSVIYIDPNVDWYIKRTFNNESYDLNTEKLKELYEDIYFKPTFMNEIKQMLKTLETEIKEEN, encoded by the coding sequence ATGGCAACGTTAAAAACTATTGCAGACCATATTTCAGATATATGTGAAAATGCAGTTGCTTCACATTCTAAAAAATGTGAATTATATATTGAAGAAGATAAAACAAATATTAAATTTATTATTAAAGATTATGGAAAAGGAATGGATGAGGATGACATAAAAAAGGCATTAGATCCATTTTTTACAACAAAAAAAGAAAGAAAAAAAAAGTTTGGAGTTGGACTGCCATTTTTAAAATTTTCCACAGAATTAACTGGTGGATATTTAAAATTACAATCTAAAAAAGATGAGGGAACTATAGTAGAAGCATTATTTAATAAAACTAACATTGATTGTCAACCAGTTGGAGATATTTCAATGTGTATTTTTTCTGTGATATATATAGATCCAAATGTTGATTGGTATATAAAACGTACATTTAACAATGAGTCATATGATTTAAACACAGAAAAATTAAAAGAATTATATGAAGATATATATTTTAAACCAACTTTTATGAATGAAATAAAACAAATGCTAAAAACATTAGAAACAGAAATCAAGGAGGAAAATTGA
- a CDS encoding BamA/TamA family outer membrane protein, protein MKKFLLIVFLTFIFITSFSITKLTDIKFSNDISYAATKVDKILKDYEIQKDHLVGDIDIQLALKQINELGYFTSLNYKLDEKTGVLNIEITPNPIVKDIKVEILGDGLVDKKDILSNITLKKDIPLNITDYKNSGKNIQRLYNSKGYVYISINSNIKLNSNKLTIEATKVNNKEYKNGTLVFEIKEYSLWDIELQGDMKKLNKEKIKNELGFEFRKEYNNKFFLFRPDVKETYLSIQKYYQIMNKLKQLEYFDENTKMGFKEINIKENKGGELLLVFSGKPKQIIDKDIKIKNVVFKGNNSIDNFKLKESISLFMKKETISNIDLLNALDNLKKVYLDNGYLYVNITPIIENNIITFKFDEMKVGKVEISKEATAKTQDYIINSFVKIKEGNVLNQKDLRNTYTSFTGSGFYSKLDILPKEDGDKIDIILKPKESTKLRKFMFGGTWTPLENKQWYEGFSFTTDLKMPNPFGYGQTFGLNVKLNPVSNQYEAGFDYNVIKLFSSNVDMGFNSKYMYLPSGKYESTFGSTITNQISVGISPRFKISDFSYITTSMAYNDYTKEDNSKYSDFTASTGFLYNKLDGLYRVYNGEYLSLDVMGGINVIEPSKKYLGGNIETKYFTTFQKFTLGTRVKVGYVNDPSNLKSFYSIGGMYTVRGYDFGTLNADSQLLMNAELSYELSTQTIPIDLFIFGDYGNAKDDPSKLLEDSIWSFGTGLKLTIPMLGQVRFEYSWDKNLVGKYTFGFGQVF, encoded by the coding sequence ATGAAAAAATTTTTATTGATAGTATTTTTAACCTTTATATTTATTACATCTTTTTCTATAACTAAACTAACAGATATAAAATTTAGTAATGATATTAGTTATGCTGCAACTAAAGTAGATAAAATTTTAAAAGATTATGAAATACAAAAAGATCATCTTGTTGGTGATATTGATATACAATTAGCTTTAAAACAAATAAATGAACTTGGTTATTTTACATCGTTAAACTATAAATTAGATGAAAAAACTGGAGTATTAAATATAGAAATAACCCCAAATCCTATTGTAAAAGATATAAAAGTAGAAATATTAGGAGACGGTTTAGTAGATAAAAAGGATATATTATCTAATATAACTTTAAAAAAAGACATTCCATTAAATATAACAGATTATAAAAATAGTGGTAAAAATATACAAAGACTTTATAATTCAAAAGGTTATGTTTATATTTCAATAAATTCTAATATAAAACTCAATTCTAATAAATTAACTATTGAAGCTACTAAAGTAAATAATAAAGAATATAAAAACGGAACACTTGTTTTTGAAATTAAAGAATATTCTTTATGGGATATAGAACTTCAAGGAGATATGAAAAAATTAAATAAAGAAAAAATAAAAAATGAACTTGGCTTTGAATTTAGAAAAGAATATAATAATAAATTTTTCTTATTTAGACCAGATGTAAAAGAAACATATTTAAGTATACAAAAATACTATCAAATAATGAATAAATTAAAACAACTTGAATACTTTGATGAAAATACAAAAATGGGATTTAAAGAAATAAACATAAAAGAAAATAAAGGTGGAGAATTATTATTAGTATTTAGTGGTAAACCAAAACAAATAATTGATAAAGATATAAAAATAAAAAATGTAGTATTTAAAGGAAATAATAGTATAGATAACTTTAAATTAAAAGAAAGTATATCATTATTTATGAAAAAAGAAACTATTTCAAATATTGATTTATTAAATGCTTTGGATAACTTAAAAAAAGTGTATTTAGATAATGGGTACTTATATGTTAATATAACTCCTATTATAGAAAATAACATTATAACTTTTAAATTTGATGAAATGAAAGTAGGAAAAGTAGAAATTAGTAAAGAAGCAACTGCTAAAACACAAGACTATATAATAAATTCTTTTGTAAAAATAAAAGAAGGAAATGTCTTGAATCAAAAAGATTTAAGAAATACATATACATCTTTTACTGGATCAGGTTTTTACAGTAAATTAGATATATTACCAAAAGAAGATGGGGATAAAATAGATATAATTTTAAAACCAAAAGAATCAACAAAACTTAGAAAATTTATGTTTGGTGGAACATGGACACCATTAGAAAATAAACAATGGTATGAAGGTTTTAGTTTTACAACGGACTTAAAAATGCCAAATCCATTTGGATATGGACAAACTTTTGGGTTAAATGTTAAATTAAATCCAGTATCAAATCAGTATGAAGCTGGATTTGATTACAATGTAATTAAATTATTTAGTTCAAATGTAGATATGGGATTTAACTCTAAATATATGTATTTACCATCAGGAAAGTATGAAAGTACATTTGGTTCTACAATTACTAATCAAATATCAGTAGGTATTAGCCCAAGATTTAAAATTTCAGATTTTTCTTATATTACAACGTCAATGGCTTATAATGATTATACAAAAGAAGATAATTCAAAGTACTCTGATTTTACAGCAAGTACTGGATTTTTATATAATAAATTAGATGGTTTATATAGAGTATACAATGGTGAATATTTATCTTTAGATGTTATGGGAGGAATAAATGTAATTGAACCATCAAAAAAATATCTGGGTGGAAATATAGAAACAAAATACTTTACAACATTTCAAAAATTCACACTTGGAACGAGAGTTAAGGTTGGATATGTAAATGATCCATCTAATTTAAAATCATTTTATTCAATTGGTGGTATGTATACAGTTAGAGGATATGATTTTGGAACATTAAATGCAGATTCTCAATTATTGATGAATGCTGAACTTTCATATGAACTATCTACACAAACTATTCCAATTGATTTATTTATATTTGGAGATTATGGAAATGCAAAAGATGATCCATCAAAGTTATTAGAAGATTCAATATGGTCATTTGGTACTGGATTGAAGTTAACAATACCTATGTTAGGACAAGTAAGATTTGAATATTCATGGGATAAAAACTTAGTTGGAAAGTATACATTTGGTTTTGGACAAGTTTTTTAA
- a CDS encoding CBS domain-containing protein — translation MNKTVDKLVELLSNVFSNTKIKEIMSTPPIVVTEETKIKYAKEIMRIKGISGMPVVNKKLELIGILSIEDLIKVFENGGIESRVLNWMTKEPFYLSEEDTIRDFLDFNQEKKFGRYPVLNRDKKVVGVVTKLDIMEWLFKKLGHIYIHDERRKRVLENEFKSIIINEKKSGADFSYEINYNSIESIGMAATKLKKFLLSKEIDSKLTRKISIATYEAEANVVIHSGSTGHIYCYIKEDFIKIYVEDFGKGIECIDKAMKEGYSTASETIREKGFGAGMGLPNMKRFSNKMTVVSSPDKGLKVEMIFFRGDKK, via the coding sequence ATGAACAAAACAGTTGATAAGTTAGTTGAATTACTTTCAAATGTTTTTTCAAATACAAAGATAAAAGAAATAATGAGTACACCACCAATAGTAGTTACAGAAGAAACGAAAATAAAGTATGCAAAAGAAATAATGAGAATTAAAGGTATTTCAGGAATGCCTGTTGTAAATAAAAAATTAGAATTAATTGGAATATTAAGTATAGAAGATTTAATAAAAGTATTTGAAAATGGTGGTATAGAAAGTAGAGTTTTAAATTGGATGACAAAAGAACCATTTTATTTAAGTGAAGAAGATACAATAAGAGATTTTTTGGATTTTAATCAAGAAAAAAAATTTGGTCGTTATCCAGTTTTGAATAGAGATAAAAAAGTTGTTGGTGTTGTAACAAAATTAGATATAATGGAATGGTTATTTAAAAAACTTGGGCATATATATATACATGATGAAAGAAGAAAAAGAGTTTTAGAAAATGAATTTAAATCAATAATTATCAATGAAAAAAAATCTGGGGCAGATTTTTCATATGAAATAAATTATAATTCAATAGAAAGTATTGGAATGGCAGCTACAAAATTAAAAAAATTTTTATTAAGTAAAGAAATAGATTCAAAATTAACAAGGAAAATATCAATAGCTACATATGAAGCCGAAGCTAATGTAGTGATACATAGTGGATCTACAGGACATATATATTGTTATATAAAAGAAGATTTTATAAAAATTTATGTTGAAGATTTTGGAAAAGGTATAGAATGTATAGATAAAGCTATGAAAGAAGGCTATTCAACAGCATCAGAGACTATAAGAGAAAAAGGTTTTGGAGCCGGAATGGGATTACCTAATATGAAAAGATTTTCAAATAAAATGACAGTAGTTTCTAGTCCTGATAAGGGACTTAAAGTAGAAATGATATTTTTTAGGGGGGATAAAAAATGA